From the Oleiphilus messinensis genome, one window contains:
- a CDS encoding XrtA/PEP-CTERM system amidotransferase, giving the protein MCGIAGIFNLSGKGQIDETVLHAMNQAQFHRGPDEGGVWSSEGIGLAHRRLSIIDLSSLGRQPMTNKDNSVVVVFNGEIYNFKALREELLAAGYEFKSQTDTEVIVHGWSHWKEKVIDRLRGMFAIAIWDTAERRLFVARDRMGIKPLFYAIDEQGTFIFGSELKVLYQYPGLKKVIDPLCIEDYFAYGYVPEPKTIFKNIFKLEPGFSLSLKVGDSQPVLNQYWNIPFQTDHSMRYEDASVELVERMKEAVGIRMIADVPLGAFLSGGVDSSSVVAMMSQLQSDPVNTCSIAFDDKKFNESEFAQQVADRYKTNHFVETVNTDDFHLIEELAKIYDEPYADSSAIPTYRVCELARKRVTVALSGDGADESLSGYRRHVWHMNEERVRSLLPFPFRRAVFGFLGSVYPKLDWMPRVFRAKTTFQSLGRSSVEAYFHTISILKNEQRAKIYSDAFKNELAGYNAVEVFKRHAKDCPSDEPLNLIEYLDLKTYLVGDILTKVDRASMAHALEVRVPLLDHKYIEWVSSLPTDFKVKGQIGKYILKNSMEPHLPNDVLYRPKMGFAVPLASWFRGPLRDHVKTHLLGDRLMDTGYFNPDQLHKMVKEHSAGLRDHSAPIWTLLMFDSFLEHVMG; this is encoded by the coding sequence ATGTGTGGAATTGCAGGAATTTTCAACCTCAGTGGTAAGGGACAAATTGACGAGACGGTGTTACATGCGATGAATCAGGCGCAGTTTCATCGGGGTCCTGATGAAGGAGGGGTCTGGTCTTCCGAGGGGATTGGTCTGGCCCACCGCCGTTTGTCAATTATTGATTTGTCGTCGTTGGGGCGACAACCCATGACCAATAAAGATAATTCGGTAGTCGTGGTGTTCAATGGTGAAATCTATAATTTCAAAGCATTGCGGGAAGAGCTGCTGGCTGCGGGTTATGAGTTCAAAAGCCAGACGGATACAGAAGTAATTGTGCATGGCTGGAGTCACTGGAAAGAAAAAGTAATTGACCGTTTGCGCGGAATGTTTGCTATCGCCATTTGGGACACCGCTGAGCGACGTTTGTTTGTGGCCCGTGATCGGATGGGGATCAAGCCTCTTTTTTATGCAATTGACGAACAGGGAACCTTCATCTTTGGTTCGGAGCTGAAAGTCCTCTATCAATATCCCGGGCTGAAGAAAGTAATCGATCCGTTGTGCATTGAAGATTACTTTGCCTACGGATACGTTCCCGAGCCGAAGACGATATTCAAAAATATTTTCAAGCTGGAGCCGGGCTTTTCCTTGTCTTTGAAAGTAGGAGACTCACAGCCGGTTTTGAATCAATACTGGAACATTCCGTTTCAAACGGATCACTCAATGCGGTATGAAGATGCCAGTGTAGAGCTGGTGGAGCGCATGAAGGAGGCTGTGGGCATTCGTATGATTGCTGATGTGCCGCTGGGGGCGTTTCTCTCTGGCGGGGTGGACTCCAGCAGTGTGGTTGCGATGATGTCCCAGTTGCAATCTGACCCGGTCAACACCTGCTCCATCGCATTTGACGATAAAAAATTCAACGAATCCGAGTTCGCGCAACAAGTCGCAGATCGATACAAGACGAACCATTTCGTTGAGACCGTGAACACGGATGATTTTCATCTTATCGAAGAACTGGCCAAAATCTATGACGAGCCCTACGCTGATAGTTCTGCCATACCAACTTACCGGGTATGTGAGCTTGCCCGTAAGCGTGTGACTGTGGCGTTGTCCGGTGATGGTGCAGATGAGTCGTTGTCTGGCTATCGTCGCCATGTCTGGCATATGAATGAAGAGCGGGTGCGTTCTTTGTTGCCTTTTCCTTTTCGTCGTGCTGTGTTCGGTTTTTTGGGATCTGTCTATCCAAAGCTCGACTGGATGCCAAGGGTATTCAGAGCCAAGACAACGTTTCAGTCGCTGGGTAGAAGCAGTGTTGAAGCCTATTTTCATACGATTTCGATCCTGAAAAATGAACAACGAGCAAAAATCTATTCGGACGCATTCAAGAACGAGCTCGCAGGATATAACGCGGTTGAAGTGTTCAAGCGTCATGCCAAGGATTGCCCTTCAGACGAACCGTTGAATCTCATCGAATACCTTGATCTCAAGACCTATTTGGTAGGCGATATTTTGACCAAAGTGGACCGGGCCAGTATGGCTCATGCACTTGAGGTTCGGGTGCCGCTGCTCGATCATAAATATATCGAGTGGGTCAGCTCATTGCCTACAGATTTCAAGGTGAAAGGGCAAATTGGTAAGTATATTCTGAAAAACTCAATGGAGCCGCATCTTCCGAATGATGTGTTGTACCGACCTAAGATGGGGTTTGCGGTACCACTTGCGAGCTGGTTCCGAGGGCCCTTGCGGGATCATGTTAAAACCCATCTCCTTGGGGATCGCCTAATGGATACCGGTTACTTCAATCCGGATCAGTTACATAAAATGGTCAAAGAGCACAGCGCAGGTCTGCGCGATCACAGTGCGCCAATTTGGACTCTGCTGATGTTTGATTCATTTCTTGAGCATGTGATGGGGTAA
- a CDS encoding TIGR03087 family PEP-CTERM/XrtA system glycosyltransferase, which translates to MNILYVCHRFPFPPKRGGKIRPFNMIKHLSAHGHRVWVASLARNQEEYDECHGIEEFCEDYFIAKITESHQWLKMILNLPIPTPSSMGYFHSRELKQKIDEWLAKNNIDLIFVHCSSVAQYVEDITHIPKILDFGDMDSEKWLSYRAFKPFPLSWGYWWEGTKMARAERKLAAKFDLSTCTTKAELDTLNGLGSARATNWFPNGVDADYFKPDGEPYVPNSISFIGRMDYFPNQECMISFCHNTLPLIKQQVPDVQLFIVGAEPSEEIKKLGEIQGVTVTGSVPDVRPFILRTAAMVAPLNIARGTQNKILEAMAMGVPVVCSSLASGGIDAVANEHFLVADTPEEYAANLVKLMQDTNERSRLAESGRQRVLDNHNWPASMEKMRSIVETTAQSK; encoded by the coding sequence ATGAATATTTTGTATGTTTGTCATCGTTTTCCATTTCCTCCAAAGCGTGGTGGCAAGATTCGCCCTTTTAATATGATCAAGCATCTGAGTGCCCATGGCCATCGAGTATGGGTTGCTTCGCTGGCACGGAATCAGGAAGAGTATGATGAGTGCCATGGTATTGAAGAATTTTGTGAAGATTATTTCATTGCGAAGATCACGGAATCCCATCAATGGCTTAAAATGATCCTGAATCTGCCAATACCAACACCCTCATCTATGGGATATTTTCATTCCAGAGAGTTGAAACAGAAGATTGATGAATGGCTCGCCAAAAATAATATCGATCTGATCTTTGTTCATTGTTCTTCCGTCGCGCAATACGTTGAAGATATCACTCACATCCCTAAAATACTCGATTTCGGGGATATGGACTCAGAAAAGTGGCTGTCTTATCGGGCGTTCAAACCTTTCCCCTTGAGTTGGGGGTATTGGTGGGAAGGAACAAAAATGGCGCGTGCAGAACGAAAGCTGGCTGCCAAATTCGACCTTTCGACCTGTACCACAAAAGCCGAACTGGATACGCTGAACGGTTTGGGGTCTGCTCGTGCAACCAACTGGTTCCCGAACGGCGTTGACGCAGATTATTTTAAACCTGATGGCGAGCCCTATGTACCAAACAGTATTTCGTTTATTGGCCGGATGGATTATTTTCCCAATCAGGAATGCATGATCAGCTTTTGTCATAATACATTACCGCTGATTAAGCAGCAGGTGCCGGATGTACAACTTTTTATTGTCGGTGCCGAACCGTCGGAAGAAATTAAAAAGCTGGGTGAAATCCAAGGCGTGACGGTTACTGGAAGTGTACCGGATGTTCGCCCTTTTATTCTGCGCACCGCAGCCATGGTTGCGCCGCTGAATATTGCGCGGGGTACGCAAAACAAGATTCTTGAGGCTATGGCGATGGGCGTGCCAGTAGTCTGCAGCTCGCTAGCCTCCGGTGGTATAGATGCCGTCGCTAACGAGCATTTTCTGGTTGCTGATACCCCGGAAGAATATGCTGCTAATCTGGTAAAGTTGATGCAGGATACAAACGAACGGAGCCGGTTAGCCGAAAGTGGTCGACAGAGGGTGCTTGATAATCACAACTGGCCAGCAAGTATGGAGAAAATGCGGTCAATTGTGGAAACGACTGCGCAATCAAAATAA
- a CDS encoding FemAB family XrtA/PEP-CTERM system-associated protein, protein MPELSISTITGASDLECWDAYVDGHPDSTFFHRAGWYKVLPAAMGHRPYYLWAHDEEGSVKGIMPLFQVKSFLFGNNLVSIPMGVYGGAIGDTPEIQSELELAAANLARELEVDSLEVRNVLPSQTEWPRKSMHSTFIKEIADNDADNLALVKYKQRAVVRKALKMGFTTEFKEEYELDEFFYAYSTSVRNLGTPVFSKSYFRALKIAFGDDCEIVSIKKDGELHCALVSFYFKDHVLPFYGGGLPVSRKSKAMDFMYFDQMCRAGRRGIRYYDFGRSKNDSGPYNYKRHWGFEPTPLNYEYYLVKSEQLPDLNPQSAKYAMMIETWKKLPLWLSQAMGPVVSKYLG, encoded by the coding sequence ATGCCTGAATTGAGTATCAGTACGATTACCGGAGCATCGGACCTGGAGTGTTGGGATGCCTACGTCGATGGTCATCCTGATAGTACGTTTTTCCACCGGGCAGGGTGGTATAAAGTGTTGCCCGCCGCGATGGGACATCGTCCATACTACCTTTGGGCTCATGACGAAGAAGGCTCGGTGAAAGGCATTATGCCGCTTTTTCAGGTGAAGAGTTTTTTGTTCGGCAATAATCTCGTGTCCATTCCGATGGGGGTTTATGGTGGAGCCATTGGCGACACTCCGGAAATACAATCCGAGTTGGAGCTCGCGGCTGCAAATCTTGCCCGGGAATTGGAAGTGGATAGTTTGGAGGTTCGTAACGTTTTACCATCCCAAACTGAGTGGCCGCGAAAGTCCATGCACTCAACTTTTATTAAAGAAATCGCTGACAACGATGCGGATAATCTGGCTTTGGTGAAATATAAGCAACGCGCGGTTGTTCGGAAAGCGTTGAAAATGGGGTTCACCACTGAATTTAAAGAAGAGTATGAGCTGGATGAATTTTTTTATGCTTACTCTACCAGTGTGCGCAATCTGGGAACACCTGTTTTTTCAAAGAGTTACTTCAGGGCATTGAAAATTGCTTTTGGCGATGATTGTGAAATTGTCAGTATCAAGAAAGATGGTGAGTTGCACTGTGCACTGGTCAGTTTTTATTTTAAAGATCATGTGCTTCCTTTTTACGGTGGCGGCCTGCCGGTATCAAGGAAGTCAAAGGCCATGGATTTCATGTACTTTGATCAAATGTGCCGAGCGGGTCGTCGAGGTATTCGTTACTATGACTTTGGCCGTAGTAAAAATGACTCCGGCCCCTATAACTACAAGCGTCACTGGGGGTTTGAGCCAACACCATTGAATTACGAATATTATCTGGTCAAATCAGAGCAGCTTCCGGATTTAAATCCGCAAAGCGCCAAGTATGCGATGATGATCGAGACCTGGAAAAAGTTACCGCTCTGGCTCAGTCAGGCGATGGGACCCGTTGTGTCGAAATATTTGGGTTAA
- a CDS encoding TIGR03088 family PEP-CTERM/XrtA system glycosyltransferase has protein sequence MNGITPTRDQEENTSVVKIVHVIHRLDFGGLENGVVNLINHSPDWLQHIIITLTGSNEVFAKRIQKNVQIYDVNKQSGQDWGMYLRLWKLFRALKPDIVHTRNLATLEAQIPAFLAGVKTRIHGEHGWDIADPNGDVVKYQKMRRVIGALVHKFIPLSSHLEHYLLRKVGIPARKVERICNGVDVNRFRTTHEGISGRITLNVISVGRLEEIKGHKYLISALAHVKERLSSLNIEAKSGLCSLTLVGDGSCRSALERQVIDAGLDNWVTFLGSRSDIPELLRGSNCFVLPSEAEGISNTVLEAMATGLPVIATDVGGNADLILPYQTGILVPAKDASALAEALLYYLQDTDRLLEHGKAGLERVNKEFSLPVMTGKYYRIYRDLGKH, from the coding sequence ATGAATGGAATAACCCCCACCCGGGATCAGGAAGAGAACACATCTGTCGTTAAAATCGTTCACGTTATTCACCGGTTGGATTTCGGCGGCTTGGAGAATGGTGTTGTCAATTTAATTAATCATTCCCCGGACTGGTTACAACACATCATCATAACGCTTACGGGAAGCAACGAGGTATTCGCAAAACGCATCCAGAAAAATGTACAAATTTATGATGTAAACAAGCAGTCTGGACAAGACTGGGGGATGTATTTGCGTTTGTGGAAACTGTTTCGAGCGCTGAAACCCGATATCGTTCATACCCGCAACCTCGCAACGCTGGAGGCGCAGATACCAGCTTTTTTGGCGGGGGTCAAAACCCGTATTCATGGCGAGCATGGCTGGGATATTGCCGACCCAAACGGTGATGTTGTCAAATATCAAAAAATGCGCCGTGTGATTGGTGCGCTCGTCCATAAATTTATTCCACTTTCTTCCCATTTGGAACACTATCTCCTCCGCAAAGTAGGAATACCTGCCCGTAAGGTTGAGCGTATCTGCAATGGTGTGGATGTGAACCGGTTCCGCACTACTCATGAGGGCATTTCAGGGCGTATAACGCTTAACGTTATATCTGTCGGACGCCTGGAAGAAATAAAAGGGCATAAATACCTGATTTCTGCGTTGGCGCATGTCAAGGAGCGTCTATCATCATTAAACATCGAAGCAAAGTCGGGTCTGTGTTCGCTAACTTTGGTGGGAGATGGTAGTTGTCGTTCGGCTCTTGAGCGGCAGGTCATCGACGCTGGGCTGGATAATTGGGTGACATTTTTAGGCAGTCGGTCAGATATTCCAGAGCTATTGCGTGGATCGAATTGCTTTGTCCTGCCTTCAGAGGCTGAAGGCATATCCAACACGGTGTTGGAGGCAATGGCGACTGGACTGCCGGTCATTGCAACAGATGTCGGCGGAAACGCAGATCTGATATTGCCATACCAGACCGGCATTCTAGTGCCCGCCAAAGATGCTTCGGCGCTTGCTGAGGCACTCCTTTACTATTTGCAGGATACAGATCGACTCCTGGAGCATGGCAAAGCCGGCCTGGAGCGAGTCAATAAAGAATTTTCTTTACCGGTGATGACCGGAAAATATTATCGAATATATCGAGATTTAGGAAAACACTAA
- the asnB gene encoding asparagine synthase (glutamine-hydrolyzing): MCGIHGGYAFSGAANLSVEVLEAMGMVTQHRGPDDSGTFLDGPAAIGMRRLSIIDLEGGHQPIFNEDQSIAVVCNGEIYNFRELREKLIAKGHQFSTHSDSEVTVHLYEEYGIDFLSHLNGMFALALWDRNRQRLIIARDRLGIKPLYYYRDDNVLLFSTEAKAIFETSHISPKLDKTACGLYVQLGYVPAPWSIYENVKKLPVASCMIIEQGQTRIHEYWRPDYTQKEMSEAEWKRAVLEQLEQSVASQMVSDVPFGAFLSGGIDSSLVVGLMAKHSREPVRTYAIGFDTEGAGQLYNELPYAKQVSELFSTQHKEIIVKPDVVHLLPKLLWHMDEPIADTAFITTYLVSEFARQDVTMILSGVGGDELFGGYRRYQGEYYQRYYNMIPAWLRKYVLSPVANALPSDRHSKWLNYSRLAKSFILTAELPLDKRYQSYINIVSDAMRAELLKGGVETLPTPVIDLFAKQGSLPALHSMFEVDRLTQLPDDLLMLTDKMTMATSLECRVPLLDHELVELACQMPSELKIKGGVLKYILKESLTELLPREILYRKKRGFGAPMGAWIKRELLPLMKGLLSVEQVESRGVFNGQVVQGLINDHLSNKSDNTDILIGLLNFEIWSKMMLDGQAPQEVESQLERMSR, encoded by the coding sequence ATGTGTGGTATTCATGGCGGATACGCTTTTTCGGGGGCTGCCAATCTTAGTGTCGAAGTTCTCGAAGCGATGGGGATGGTGACACAACACCGAGGTCCTGATGATTCCGGTACCTTTTTGGACGGTCCAGCCGCAATTGGTATGCGGCGATTGTCAATTATTGATCTGGAAGGCGGGCACCAACCGATCTTCAATGAAGACCAATCAATTGCAGTTGTCTGTAATGGCGAGATTTATAACTTCCGGGAGTTACGTGAAAAGCTGATTGCAAAAGGGCATCAATTTTCCACGCATTCAGACTCGGAAGTCACCGTTCATTTGTACGAAGAGTATGGAATAGACTTCCTTTCTCACTTAAATGGCATGTTTGCCCTGGCGCTCTGGGACCGGAACAGGCAGCGGTTAATCATAGCCCGTGATCGCTTGGGCATTAAACCGCTGTATTATTATCGGGATGACAATGTTCTGCTTTTTTCGACCGAAGCAAAGGCAATTTTTGAAACCTCGCATATTTCACCAAAACTGGATAAAACAGCCTGTGGCTTGTATGTTCAGCTGGGCTATGTTCCGGCACCTTGGTCAATCTATGAAAATGTGAAAAAACTCCCGGTCGCATCCTGCATGATTATCGAGCAGGGGCAAACCCGGATTCATGAATACTGGCGTCCCGACTATACCCAGAAAGAGATGTCTGAAGCAGAGTGGAAGCGCGCGGTGCTGGAGCAACTGGAGCAATCCGTGGCCTCGCAAATGGTCAGTGATGTGCCCTTTGGTGCTTTCTTGTCAGGTGGCATTGATTCCAGTCTGGTGGTTGGTCTCATGGCAAAGCATTCCCGCGAGCCTGTTCGAACTTATGCAATTGGCTTTGATACCGAAGGCGCAGGCCAGCTATACAATGAATTGCCCTACGCGAAGCAAGTCTCCGAGCTGTTTTCCACACAACACAAAGAAATTATTGTGAAGCCCGATGTGGTTCATCTGCTGCCAAAATTATTGTGGCACATGGATGAGCCGATAGCCGATACCGCTTTCATTACGACCTATCTGGTGTCTGAATTTGCCAGGCAGGATGTGACAATGATTTTGAGTGGTGTTGGCGGGGATGAGCTCTTTGGTGGGTATCGTCGTTATCAGGGGGAGTATTATCAACGCTATTACAATATGATCCCTGCCTGGCTGCGAAAATATGTGCTATCGCCAGTGGCAAATGCTTTGCCTAGTGACAGACACTCGAAATGGCTGAATTACAGCCGTTTGGCCAAGAGTTTTATTCTGACCGCAGAACTGCCTCTGGACAAACGGTATCAGTCCTACATCAATATCGTCTCTGACGCGATGCGCGCCGAGCTGTTGAAAGGTGGTGTTGAGACCCTGCCGACACCGGTAATCGATTTGTTCGCGAAGCAAGGCTCACTACCGGCTCTGCACAGCATGTTCGAAGTCGATCGTTTGACACAATTACCTGACGACTTATTGATGCTCACCGATAAAATGACCATGGCGACGTCCCTTGAATGCCGTGTCCCGCTTCTGGACCATGAACTTGTGGAGTTGGCGTGTCAGATGCCCTCGGAATTGAAAATCAAAGGCGGTGTATTGAAATACATCCTGAAAGAGAGCCTGACAGAATTACTACCAAGAGAGATTCTCTATCGTAAGAAGCGAGGGTTTGGTGCGCCGATGGGGGCCTGGATCAAGCGTGAGTTATTGCCGTTGATGAAAGGGCTGCTGTCTGTGGAGCAAGTGGAATCCCGTGGCGTATTCAATGGCCAAGTGGTTCAGGGGCTCATCAATGATCATCTCAGCAATAAGAGCGATAACACTGATATCCTGATTGGGTTATTGAATTTTGAGATTTGGAGTAAAATGATGCTCGATGGTCAAGCGCCACAAGAGGTCGAAAGTCAACTGGAGAGAATGTCCCGATGA
- a CDS encoding nucleotide sugar dehydrogenase — protein sequence MDISIFGLGYVGAVSLACLARDGHTVTGVDIDTTKLELIRSGKSPIIETGMPELMESVVAKGKVLLTDNPAEAIANTSLSFVCVGTPSQPNGSQDQSAVLRLTEQMGEALKSKAEHHIIVYRSTLAPGTVREKLIPMLEALSGKKQGVDFDVCFQPEFLREGSSIKDYDNPPFTVVGAETDTAQAAVRELFGNLPAEIILTDIATAETMKYFCNIFHALKISFANEVARLCESFDVDGRAVMELLCKDKQLNISTAYMRPGFAFGGSCLPKDLRAMSHIAKLNDVDIPMLKGVLPSNRVHLDHSFNKVLETGKRKVGFVGLSFKSGTDDLRESPLVDLAEKLIGKGVELSIYDPEVNVSKLIGANKKFIDSHIPHIGNLMTTDIDQLLAESEVIVVGLSDADLVEKVIEHATENQVVLDLVDMKNRENLRATYHGACW from the coding sequence ATGGACATCAGTATTTTTGGGCTAGGCTACGTTGGGGCGGTTTCACTGGCATGCCTCGCACGGGATGGCCACACAGTGACCGGCGTTGATATCGATACCACAAAGCTGGAGCTGATCAGATCGGGAAAGTCTCCCATTATTGAAACGGGTATGCCCGAGTTAATGGAGAGTGTGGTCGCCAAAGGTAAGGTGTTGTTGACAGACAACCCGGCTGAAGCAATTGCAAATACCAGTTTGTCATTTGTTTGTGTTGGCACGCCGTCGCAACCCAATGGGAGTCAAGACCAGAGTGCGGTTCTTCGCCTTACGGAGCAGATGGGTGAAGCGTTAAAAAGCAAAGCAGAGCACCATATTATCGTCTATCGCTCGACATTGGCACCAGGAACCGTCCGTGAGAAGCTGATTCCCATGTTGGAAGCACTGTCCGGGAAAAAACAAGGGGTGGATTTTGATGTTTGCTTCCAGCCTGAGTTTTTGCGTGAGGGCAGTTCGATTAAGGATTACGATAATCCGCCATTCACGGTAGTGGGGGCAGAGACGGATACGGCCCAAGCTGCGGTTCGGGAACTGTTTGGAAACCTGCCCGCAGAAATCATACTTACGGACATTGCTACGGCAGAAACCATGAAATATTTCTGTAACATATTTCATGCTTTGAAAATCAGCTTTGCGAACGAAGTGGCCCGGTTGTGTGAATCATTTGATGTTGATGGCCGTGCTGTCATGGAGTTGCTCTGTAAAGATAAGCAACTCAATATTTCAACAGCCTATATGAGACCTGGATTTGCATTCGGTGGCAGTTGTTTGCCCAAAGATCTCCGTGCTATGAGCCATATTGCCAAACTCAACGATGTTGATATTCCCATGCTGAAAGGCGTTTTACCCTCAAACCGGGTGCATCTGGATCACTCATTCAACAAAGTACTGGAAACGGGCAAACGAAAAGTTGGTTTTGTCGGGTTGAGCTTCAAAAGTGGTACGGATGACCTTCGTGAGAGTCCGTTGGTAGATTTGGCTGAGAAATTGATTGGTAAAGGTGTCGAACTCAGTATTTATGACCCTGAAGTGAACGTATCCAAGTTAATCGGGGCCAATAAAAAGTTTATCGATTCCCATATTCCTCATATTGGCAATTTGATGACGACCGATATTGATCAATTGCTGGCTGAAAGTGAAGTAATCGTGGTTGGGTTGTCAGATGCTGATCTGGTTGAGAAAGTCATTGAGCACGCCACTGAAAATCAGGTTGTTCTCGATCTTGTTGATATGAAGAACCGTGAAAACCTGAGAGCGACCTATCATGGAGCCTGTTGGTAG
- the xrtA gene encoding exosortase A, protein MADTDYAHNYPMDNLATVRFRYFLICLGVSIVAVSAVYFPTAVSLVEIWGRSDTFAHCYFVLPAVAYLVWSHRNRLTAPFASSPLWALWLFPISGLWLVASLVDVIVVQQICFVAMIIVCLMSLMGLRASNNILFPIFLLMLAVPIGEELVPTMIQFTADFTVGTLRFMGYPVFREGNHFSLPTGNWSVVEACSGVRYLIASFAIGLVYAYLTYRSFWRRTGFIALSILVPVIANGIRAVIIVLLGHYSNMQIATGADHLIYGWIFFGFVMFLMFWLGGFWSETESAQAAPDQSSSDEPVQYRAPSLLLAGGIIVVGLLSGKLWMADIQANIGSESTLAQIEVDTSWLDRLELCVSCRGGYKPRYEAADHLTDVKITEGEARDIAVYKATYFWGGVHGELINSQNLLVDSEDDNGSILLRGETVALEEGVNLARMLISGRDQYIVYYWSTIAGKPFDSAIEGKLNEAIHKLSGMPFTSEFTAVSAAYDIDQEKVDAKLRKFLRNNADQLGLALDK, encoded by the coding sequence ATGGCTGATACCGATTACGCTCACAACTACCCTATGGACAACCTGGCTACTGTTCGATTTCGCTATTTCCTGATTTGTTTGGGAGTCAGTATTGTCGCAGTATCTGCGGTTTACTTCCCGACTGCCGTGAGCTTAGTCGAAATTTGGGGGCGATCGGACACCTTTGCTCACTGCTATTTTGTATTGCCCGCAGTGGCCTATCTAGTCTGGAGCCACCGTAACCGCCTGACTGCGCCATTTGCTTCCTCACCCCTTTGGGCGCTCTGGTTGTTCCCCATAAGCGGGCTTTGGCTTGTAGCATCATTGGTTGATGTGATAGTGGTTCAGCAAATTTGTTTCGTTGCCATGATTATTGTCTGCTTGATGTCCCTGATGGGGCTGCGGGCATCGAATAATATTCTCTTCCCCATTTTTTTGTTGATGCTTGCAGTCCCTATAGGTGAGGAACTGGTGCCAACCATGATCCAGTTTACTGCCGATTTTACAGTGGGTACTTTGCGTTTCATGGGGTATCCGGTGTTTCGGGAAGGCAATCACTTCTCTTTGCCCACTGGAAATTGGTCGGTTGTCGAAGCTTGTAGTGGTGTGCGCTATCTCATCGCCTCTTTCGCGATTGGATTAGTCTATGCTTATCTGACATATCGGTCATTTTGGCGTCGAACGGGATTCATCGCGTTATCCATACTCGTGCCTGTTATTGCGAATGGTATTCGTGCCGTGATCATTGTTCTGCTGGGGCACTACAGTAATATGCAGATCGCAACCGGGGCGGATCATCTGATATATGGATGGATTTTCTTTGGTTTCGTGATGTTTTTGATGTTCTGGCTCGGTGGTTTCTGGAGTGAGACAGAATCAGCTCAAGCCGCACCGGATCAATCTTCATCTGACGAACCCGTGCAGTACCGCGCACCGTCACTGTTATTGGCGGGAGGTATTATTGTTGTCGGCTTGCTGAGTGGAAAGTTATGGATGGCCGATATTCAGGCCAATATCGGCAGTGAGAGCACATTGGCACAAATCGAAGTTGATACCAGCTGGCTGGATAGGCTCGAGCTCTGCGTCAGTTGTCGAGGTGGTTATAAACCACGGTACGAAGCTGCAGATCACCTCACCGATGTGAAAATAACGGAGGGTGAGGCACGAGACATTGCGGTATACAAAGCGACTTATTTCTGGGGGGGAGTCCATGGCGAACTTATCAATTCTCAGAATCTTCTCGTAGATAGTGAAGATGATAATGGGTCAATATTGCTGCGTGGCGAAACGGTCGCATTAGAGGAGGGTGTTAATCTTGCTCGCATGCTGATATCCGGGCGAGACCAGTATATTGTGTATTACTGGTCCACCATCGCGGGTAAGCCTTTCGATTCTGCGATAGAAGGTAAGCTTAATGAGGCGATTCACAAGTTGAGTGGCATGCCATTTACGAGTGAGTTTACAGCCGTTTCTGCAGCGTATGATATCGATCAGGAAAAAGTGGATGCCAAGCTTAGAAAATTTTTACGCAACAATGCCGATCAATTAGGTTTAGCGCTCGATAAGTAA